Part of the Labilibaculum antarcticum genome, ATAATTGTTGTTAATTTTCAAAAAGAAACTACACTAGGAAGAAAAATTTATATTTATCCAACAAATCTGAATAAGGAGAAAGAATACAAATCAAATAGACATATTCTGAATTTGATAGCTGAGAAGGCAAATAATTATATTGAGGCAAAAACAACAAATGCTAACAAAAGTAAGCGTTGCGCAAGCAAATAATATTTCTACAAAATAAGATGAGAGCTTTAAAAGTTTGCTGATTAGCGAGCTTTTAAAGCTTCATTTTTTCAGCTTAAAAATCTCGAAGCTTTACATTAATGAAGGAGTAGAATGATGCTAAAGCAAAAGGCTAGGAATATTTTAAATTCAGTTGGCTAAAGCCGAACTGCAATAAATAACACAAACTATTTACTGTTGTAAGTAGAAAATTAGAGTGTTTATTGCACTTGTTTTCAGGCAACAGATAATAGAAATGTAAATGATTGAAATGAAACTAATGCAAAACATCTATTGCAGTTTGGCTTTAGCCAACTGGGGTTGTCAAATTAATAGATAGGCTTTAGCCACATATAATAATTTGCATTTCATATTTTGAAGGTGTTTTCAATTTTATGTATGCTTTAAACCGCTATATTTAAGACTTAATTGAGCAGTTTAATCAGTTTTAGACAGACTGCCGTTACCAACAATTTTAAACTAAATCAATGAAGTTAATAAAGCCGAGTGAAATTTCTAGTAAAATAATGACTTTGCTTGAAGAAAGCGATGAATTCGTTTTATTGGTTTCTCCTTATGTAAAAATATCGAAGTGGTATAAACTATTAAAGAAATTAGAGGCTGCCAAACAAAGAAATATTGATATTGAATTAATAATTAGAGATGATCAGACAAATCATAATTCCTTTAAAGAACTAAACGATTTAGGATTAAAATACTCTTCAATAAAGGACTTGCATTGCAAACTGTATTTAAATGAGAAATATGCGATTGTTTCTTCTATGAATCTGTTATTAAGTTCTGAGATAAATTCAATAGAAATAGGTTATCAAACTGAAAACGAGAAGGAATATAATGAATTAAAGGAGTTTTGTACCAGACATTTATTTTATGAATTTAATAAAACTAAAACATCCGAATCAAAATTTAATGTAGACTGGAGAGACTTTCTGATTCAAACTTTGTCGGAAAAATTGCAAAGAGATGTTCGAATTCAGCATAACGATGAAGGTTTTCAATTAAACACAGGAACAAATAATTATTCTGTATTTATTTATAATTCAAAGCAAAATAAACTAAGAATTTCAGGAATATTATCTGGAAAGGAATTTCAGGAATTAAATACTAATCCAAGTATTCTAATTCCTATTGAAGAATTAAACATTGAATTTCAGCAAGGAAGTAATGGATATTATGACACAATTTGGGGTACATCTGTGAATACTTTAAAATCCCAGAATCTTCATGAAATATTAGGTGGTGAAGAATCTGAAATTGCTAATGCAATAATAAACTTTGTTCTAAGTGTTGACTCTTTTAAAAAATTATATAGAGTCAGTTGTAAATAAAAAAAGCAGTTGGGAACTAAATTTCATGGGCGTTGATGAGCCATTTGAAAGTTTAGTTCAATTATTAAACACCAGCAAGCCCATAAAATAGGGTTTGTTAAAAATATATAGGAAATTTAATAGGCTTGCTTACTTGGCGCATTGATAAGGCAACTGTTTTAATTCGCCGAAGAAACTTGGCAAAACCGCTAGCCACCATTAAGAAAAAAATGAAGAAATTTCAGAAGATACTTGAAGGATTGAAAGACAAAAGTCCAATTCCATTACTCTTGGAAAATGGATATACGCCTTTGACTATCAAAACTGAAATAATTGAAACATTCAAACCGTATTTTAAAAATCATTCTAACCTCGAAAAGTATGCGATAGATTTTCTTGTGCCAGATTGGATAAATTTTTTAAGAATATCAATAATACATACAGGAATTGAAAATGACATCAAAACTGTATTGGATGCATATGACCAAGCAAAGGTGAAGAATTATGAGAGCACAACCGATGTTTTGTCGAAAATGATTCCTTTTCACTTGGAATCGGGGAATAAATATTGGAGTTTTCTTAATCTAGAAGTTAACAAAAAAGGATTAGAAATTTATGAGTTTGCTCAAACTTCAATGAAGGATATTTCAAACATTATTGAAGGTATTTCAAAATCAGTTTATGTCGAAAATGTCTTAATCAATAAAATTAGACGAGGTAAACTGATTGATGTTGAAAAAACAATGTCGAATAAACTTGGGAATTTAATCCAAGATTTGATTGACAACTCTGATTATGGCTCAATTTTCATCGTGCCGAAAGAGAATATCAAACTATCTGATTGGAGAAATATTGGTGCACATCATACCTATTCAATTATTGATGATAGAATCCGTTGTGAGTCAGGCGAAGGAATAAGAAAAGTCACTTTTGATATAGACAGAAATGAGCTATTTGAAAGAATAAATTACTGTATGAGGACTACAGAAATTCTAAATATGGCACATAAAATATTTGGATTCGATAACCTTCCAGAAATAAGTAAACGAATTGATAAAGACAAAAGAAATGCAAGACCTGAAATTGGATTTCTAATGTTTTCCTCAGCTTTAATGAGTCAAGGGTTTGAAATTCAGAATGTCAATTATGATTCAGCCAATGCATCATTAGAGCTATTCGACTTAACGCAAGGTGACCCAAAAGATAGAGGGATTCATTCTTCACAATTGCTTAATCGGCTTTGGCTACTTACGAACAGCAAATCACTTGAAATTAAATATTTTAGAAATAATGGTGAATTGTATCTAACATCAAGTATAGGAAGTGAAATTTTTGAGCAAATCGAAAAAGATGACACGAAAGGAACTAGCTATTTCGCAGAGAATGTAAACTTCAAATTAAAAAACGGTGGCTAATGGCTATATGACAAGCCTCCTAACGTCGGCCTACACATAGCCGAACCGTTAATAATCAAAAACTTAAAAAATGAAAAAAATATTTAAGGATTATAAATCCATTTCTAAGCCAATGCAAATAGTCATTGGTATAATGATTGTTTTTTCTATTATTGTTTTAGTTAAAAGTGGATATCTATTTGGTGTTTGGTTAAAGACAATAATATAGCTTGATTTTGTGATTATTTAAAATTAGCCTAGCGGAAAACCTCTCACACCACCGAAAAAACTTAATTTAAAATAGGGCACAAAAAAAAAGGATAAACTTCCCAGAGTTTCTCCTTTT contains:
- a CDS encoding phospholipase D-like domain-containing protein, producing the protein MKLIKPSEISSKIMTLLEESDEFVLLVSPYVKISKWYKLLKKLEAAKQRNIDIELIIRDDQTNHNSFKELNDLGLKYSSIKDLHCKLYLNEKYAIVSSMNLLLSSEINSIEIGYQTENEKEYNELKEFCTRHLFYEFNKTKTSESKFNVDWRDFLIQTLSEKLQRDVRIQHNDEGFQLNTGTNNYSVFIYNSKQNKLRISGILSGKEFQELNTNPSILIPIEELNIEFQQGSNGYYDTIWGTSVNTLKSQNLHEILGGEESEIANAIINFVLSVDSFKKLYRVSCK